The bacterium nucleotide sequence AGTTCGACAAGATCGCCGACCTGATCGGGCTGGACGCCGGCACCCGCGCCTACCTGCGCACGCCGGCCCGCGAGCGGCGCTTCACGATCCCGGTGCGCATGGACGACGGGCGGGTCGAGGTCTTCGAGGGGTTCCGCATCGTCCACAACGACGCGCGCGGCCCGGCCAAGGGCGGCGTGCGCTTCCACCCCCACGAGACGATCGACACGGTGCGCGCCATCGCCATGTGGATGACCTGGAAGTGCGCCGTGGTCGACATCCCGCTGGGCGGCAGCGAGGGCGGCGTGGTCTGCGACCCGCACCACCTCGGCCCGCGCGAGCAGGAGGCGCTCTGCCGCGGCTGGGTCCGCCAGCTCGGCCGCGACCTGTCGCCCGAGACCGACGTGCCGGCCCCGGACGTGATGACCGGCCCGCAGCACATGCTCTGGATGCTCGACGAGTACGAGGCGATGCGCGGCGGCCGCCACCCGGGCCAGTTCACGGGCAAGCCGGTGGGCATGGGCGGCTCGCGCGGCCGGCTGCAGTCCACGGGCTACGGCCTGGTCTACGTGCTGCGCGAGGCGCTCAAGGAGCTGGGCGTGCGTCCCGACGCCACCACGGCCAGCGTGCAGGGCTTCGGCAACGTGGCCCAGCACGCCATCGAGCTGTACGGGCGCATCGGCGGCCGCACCGTGGCCGTGTCCTGCTGGGACGAGGGCCGCGGCGAGGCCGCCACCTACCGCCGCGACGGGGGCGTCGACCTGGCCGAGCTGCGCGGCATGACCGACCGCTACGGCGGCATCGACCGCGCGCGCGCCGAGGCCGCGGGCTACGCCGCGCTGCCGGGCGAGGCCTGGCTGGAGCAGGACGTCGACATCCTGATGCCCTGCGCCCTGGAGAACCAGATCACCGCCGACAACGTCGAGCGCGTGAAGCCGCGCGTCCGCCTCGTCCTGGAAGGCGCCAACGGCCCCACCTCGCCGGAGGCCGACGAGGCCCTGCGCGGCCGCGGCGTGACCGTCCTGCCGGACTTCCTGGCCAACGCCGGCGGCGTGACCTGCAGCTACTTCGAGCAGGTCCAGAGCAACATGAACTACTATTGGGAGATGGACGAGGTCCTGGGCAAGCTGGACCAGAAGATGACCGCCGCCTACATCGCGGTCGCCGACCTCGCGCGTCGCCAGGACCTGTCCCTGCGCGACGCCGCGTACGTGCTGGCGATCAACCGGGTGGCGTCGGCCTGCCGCGACCGCGGCTGGCTGTGAGCCGGGCGACCGGGGAGGGAACGACGTGACGATGATCTCCCGGGACGCCGTGCCCGCGTTCGACCGCCGTTTCTTCGACGGCGCCGATGCCGTGTCGCGCATCGGGGAGGGGGAGCTCGGCGGCAAGGCGGCCGGCCTCGCGCTCATGGCGCGGGACATCCTGGGCCGCTTCGACGGCGCCGCGTGCCCGGGCATCCGGGTCGACGTGCCGCGGCTGGTGGTCCTGACCACCGACGTCTTCCGCGCCTTCGTGGACCAGAACGACCTGGCGGACGCGGTCTACGGCGGCGCCCCCGACGACCGCATCGCCCACGCCTGCCAGCGCGCGGAGCTGCCGGCCCAGTTCGTCGGTGACCTGCGCGCCCTGATCGACGGCGTGCACTCGCCGCTGGCGGTGCGCTCGTCGAGCCTGCTGGAGGACGCGCTGGAGCACCCGTTCGCCGGCGTCTACGCCACCAAGATGATCCCGAACCACCGGCTCGACCCGGACGGCCGCTTCCGCAAGCTGGCCGAGGCGATCAAGTTCGTCATCGCCTCGACCTTCTTCCGCCAGCCGCGCGACTACATGCGCTCGATCGGCCGCGACCCCCGCGAGGAGGCGATGGCGGTCGTGGTGCAGGAGATCGTCGGCCGGCGCCGCGGCGACCTCTTCTACCCCTGCCTCTCGGGCGTCGGCCGCTCCTACAGCTACTACCCCATCGGCCGCGCGCGCCCCGAGGACGGCGTCGTCAACCTGGCCCTCGGCCTGGGCAAGGCGATCGTCGACGGCGGCCTGACCTGGTCCTACTCGCCGGCCCGGCCGCGCGTCGGCCCGCCCTTCAACGGGCTGGGCGACATGGTCAAGAACACCCAGACCTCGTTCTGGGGCGTGAACATGGGGACGCCGCCGCCGCCCGACCCGGTGCGCGAGACGGAGTTCCTGGTGAGCTCGGACCTGGCCCGCGCGGAGGCCGACGGCGCCCTGGACCACCTGGTGTCCACCTTCGACCCGGCCAGCGACCGCCTGCGCTGCGGCCTGCTGCCCGGCGGCGCGCGCGTGCTGGACTTCTCGCCCATCCTGGACGCCGGCGTGCTGCCGCTGAACGAGGCGGTGAAGCAGATGCTGGGCCTGGCGAAGGCGGCCCTCGGCGCCGACGTGGAGATCGAGTTCGCGCTGACCTTCGGCGAGGGCGGCGCGCCCGCGCGGCTGGGCCTGCTGCAGGCGCGGCCCATGCAGGTGGCCGTCGGCGAGGTGACCGTCGGCGAGGACGAGCTGGACGGCCCGGGAGTCCTGCTGTCCTCGGAGATCGTGCTGGGGCACGGCGCCCGCGCCGACCTGCGGGACGTCGTCTACGTGAAGCCGGCCGCCTTCGAGGCCCGCCACACGCCGCGCATCGCCGCGGAGCTGGAGCGCATCAACGCCGGCCTGCTGGCCGAGGGGCGGACCTGCCTGCTGATCGGCTTCGGCCGCTGGGGCAGCTCCGATCCCTGGCTGGGCGTGCCGGTGGACTGGAGCCAGATCTCCCAGGCCCGCGTCGTGGTCGAGGCCACGCTGCCGGACATGAGCCCCGACCTGAGCCAGGGCTCCCATTTCTTCCACAACCTGATCAGCTTCGGCGTGCAGTACCTGTCGGTGCCGCACACCGGCGGCCGGGCCGTCGACTGGGCCTGGCTGGACGCGCTGCCGGCCGAGCACGAGGGCGAACTCGTGCGCCACGTCCGCACCCCGCGACCGTTGGACGTCCGCGTCGACGGGCGCGCCCGCAGGGGAGTGATCCGCCATGACTGACGACCGCGACCCGACGCTGGCCCAGCTGCTGGTCTCGCTGCAGGAGCGCTCGAAGGAGCTGGACTGCCTCTACCGCATCGAGGAACTGTTCGCGGAACAGGGGAAATCGCGGCAGGACGTCTGTCGCGGCGTGGCCGAGGCCCTCGTCACCGGCATGCAGTACCCGACCATCTGCCAGGCCGAGGTGGCGTGCGACGGCGTCGTGCACCGCACCGAGAACGGCCCGCGCACGCCCTGCCACCTGCGCGCCGAGATCCTGGTGCAGGAGCAGATGACGGGGGAGGTCTGCGTCTACTACACCGGCTCGTGCCCCGACGTGGGCGACGGCCCCTTCCTGAAGGAGGAGCGGCGCCTGCTGAAATCGGTGGCCGACCGCCTGGCCCACTACGTCCTCTTCGAGCGCCTGCGGGACCTGCGCAAGGTGCGCGCGCACGTCCGCGAGGACGGGATCGAAGAGCCGCTGTGGCTGATGCCCATCCAGATGCTGCGCGAGTCGGACCCCCACCTCCACCAGAGCATCGCGCGCAAGCTGCTGAACCTGCTCTGCTCGATGGGCGTCGACGAGGCCCAGGCCATGCTCGGGCGCGTGGACTCCGTGGTGTCGGCCGAGACGGTCTCCGGCGAGGTGAACGTGCCGGGCGTCGTCCAGAAGCGCGACGAGTCCGTGCTGCTGTCGGACGCGCCGTTCTTCATGGCCGCGCGCCACATGACCGACCACGAGATCCTGCTGAAGGTCCAGAAGTGGATCCAGGACGACCGCGCCGGCCTCTTCCTGAAGATCCTGGACAACCCGCGCACGACCCTGCCCGAGCTGGCTGACGCGCTGCGCCGCTACCACCACCTGGTGGGCGAGGGTTCCTCGCTGCAGCCCTCGACGGTCACCAACATGCACGTCTCGCTGGTGCGGCGCTTCCTCACCGAGCAGCTCGACTACATCAAGGTCGCCAAGGAGTTCGTGACGGTCGCCGACCTGCGCGCCCTGGTCGACCGCCTGATCATGCCCGTGGACGGCACCGGCAAGCTGGGCGGCAAGGGCTCGGGCCTGATCCTCGCCGAGCGCATCCTGGCCCGCGCCTCCACGCCGGACCGGCCCGTCGGCGAGGTCCACGTCCCGCGCACCTGGTACCTGGCGTCCGACGCCACGCTGGAGTTCATCGCGCACAACGACCTCGAGGACGTCATCGAGCAGAAGTACAAGGAGATCGGGCAGGTCCGGCAGGAGTACCCCAACATCATCCAGCTCTTCAAGCACTCGCCGCTGCCGCCGCACCTGCGCCAGGGCCTGGCCGCGGCGCTGGACGACCTGGGCGAGGTGCCGCTGATCGTGCGCAGCTCCAGCCTGCTCGAGGACCGCTTCGGCACCTCGTTCTCCGGCAAGTACAAGAGCCTGTTCCTGCCCAACCAGGGCGAGCGCGGCGAGCGCCTCGACGCCCTCTGCGACGCCATCACCGAGATCTACGCCTCGGTGTTCGGGCCCGACCCCGTCGAGTACCGCCGCGACCGCGGCCTGCTGGACTTCAGCGAGGAGATGGGGATCCTGATCCAGGAGGTCGTGGGCCGCCGCGTCGGCCGCTACTTCCTGCCGGCCTTCGCCGGCGTGGCCTTCAGCCGCAACGAGTTCCGCTGGTCGCCGCGGATCCGGCGCGACGACGGCCTGATCCGCCTGGTGCCCGGGCTGGGCACGCGCGCCGTCGACCGCGTCGGCGACGACTTTCCGGTGCTGGCGGTGCCGGGCCAGCCCAACCTGCGGGTGAACGTGGAGCTCGAGGAGATCGTGCGCTACGCGCCGAACAAGATCGACGTCATCGACCTCGAGCAGAACGCCTTCGTCACGCTGTCGATCGCCGACCTGCTGCGCGAGGTGGGCGGCCGCTACCCGGGTCTCGAGCTGGTGTTTTCGCAGCTGAACGAGGGCATGCTGCAGCGCCCGCGGCGCCTGATGTTCGACGCCGCGCACGACGAGCTGGTGGCGACCTTCGACGGCCTGATCAACGGCACGCCCTTCGTGCGCCACCTGCGCAACGTGCTGGTGATCCTCGAGGAGAAGCTGGGCACGCCGGTGGACATCGAGTTCGCCCACGACGGCGAGCGGTTCTACCTGCTGCAGTGCCGGCCCCAGAGCCACACCGACGACGCCGCCCCGGCGCCGATCCCCAAGAACCTGCCGGTCAAGGACGTCCTGTTCACGGCCGACCGGCACGTGTCCAACGGCTGGATGCCCGACGTCACCCACGTGGTCTACGTCGACCCCGACGCCTACGCGTCGCTCGAGGACCGCGCGAGCATGCTGGCGGTGGGGCGCGCGATCGGCGACCTGAACAAGCTGCTGCCGAAGCGCTGCTTCATCCTGATGGGCCCCGGCCGCTGGGGCAGCCGCGGCGACATCAAGCTGGGCGTGAGCGTGACCTACGCGGACATCAGCCACACCTCGATGCTGGTGGAGATCGCGCGGCAGAAGGGCGGCTACCTGCCCGACCTCTCCTTCGGGACCCACTTCTTCCAGGACCTGGTGGAGGCACGCATCCGCTACCTGCCGCTGTACCCGGACCGCGACGGCATCGTGTTCAACGAGCAGTTCCTGCTGGGGGCGCGCAACCTGCTGCCCGAGCTGCTGCCCCAGTACGCCGAGCTCGCGGGCACGCTGCGGGTGATCGACGTGCCGGCCGAGGCCGGGGGGCGCGTGCTGCGCGTGCTGATGAACGCCGACCTCGACGAGGCCCTCGCCTGCTTCGTCGAGCCGGGGCAGGAGCGCGGCACGGGCGCCGACGCGGCGGCCGAGCTGATCGGCCAGCCCGGCGAGGTCTGGCGCTGGCGCCTGCAGATGGCCGAGCGCATCGCGCGCGACGTCGACGCGGCGCGCTTCGGCGTCAAGGCGATGTACGTCTTCGGCAGCGTGAAGAACGCGACGGCCGGCCCGGCCAGCGACATCGACCTGCTGGTCCACATGGAGGACGACCCGGTGCGGCAGGCGGCCCTGCGGGTCTGGCTCGACGGCTGGAGCCGCTGCCTGGCGGAGATCAACTACCTGCGCACCGGCTACCGCAGCTCCGGGCTGATCGACGCGCACCTGATCACCGACCGGGATATCGCCGAGCGGTCGAGCTTCGCCGTGAAGATCGGCGCGATCACCGACCCGGCCCGCGAGCTCCACCTCGGCGGCGGCGACGAGCCGGCCTGATCCCCTAGAGCAGGGCGCGCGCGGCCGCGTCGGGGTCGTCGGGGTCGAAGCGCATCAGGGCCAGCTCCGGCCCGTCGTGGGCGCCGTTGCAGGCCAGGGTGTCGCCGATCGTCGCGCGCCAGGCGCCGGTCAGCCGCGCGGCCTCGTGCACGTGGCCGTGCAGCGACAGCGGCGGCCGCCGCGCCTCGAGGAACCTGCGGATCGCGATGCTCCCGATGTGCACGTCCAGCGGCACGTGGTCGACCGACCTGCCGTCCAGGGCGGCGCGGTCCAGGTCGCAGCCGTACGGCGGGCAGTGGAACAGGCAGACCGCGCGCGACAGGTCCCCGTCTCCCGCCAGCTCGTCCAGCTCCGCCGCGATCGTCGCCAGCCGGATCTCGCGCTCGTCGCGCGCGACGGTGCGCCGTCCCTCCTCCGGCGACAGGCAGCCGGGATCCACGTAGCGCGACACGTCGTAGCGCTCCCAGTCCTTGAGCAGGAACGGCGAGGGGGGGATGCAGGCGTAGCCCAGCACGCTCCGGTCGCCCCAGGCGACGCGCCGGCCGTGCGCCTGGATCCAGAGCCCCTCGTGTTCGCCCGCGGCGAGGCCGGGCAGCTCGTCGGCGGGATCGTCGTTGCCGGGGATGAGGAAGACCGCGGGGTAGGCGGCGCCCAGGCTCGCGCGCAGGCGGCGGAAGCCGGCGGCCAGCACTTCGGCGACGAAATCGCCGCCGGCGACCAACCGGTGCGGCAGCAGGTCGCCGCCCAGGAACAGGGCGGCGGGGCGTTCGGCGGCGGCCGCGTCCCAGAGCTTGCGGTAGCGGTCCGGGCGGCCGTGCAGGTCGGTCGCGAAGTGGCAGAGGCCCATGCCCATCCTCCCTCGGTCGGCGGCCATGGTGCGCCCCGCGCCGGCGACGCGCAACCACGGATCAACCAGGAGTGGAACACGCCTGTATCCGGGCCGGAACGGTCGGCGCGGCATGTGCATCCGCCGGTGCGGCATCTGTGAATAATGTTTGCGTCCGCACCGTCGCCACCTAAATTTGTTGGAGTTTCAACAGGTGCAACCGACCTCACGGTTGTCCTCGGACGGTCCCTCATCGCGGGAGAGCCGACATGGCTGAATTCAAGGCTTTCATGGATCAGGTCGTGGCCA carries:
- a CDS encoding PEP/pyruvate-binding domain-containing protein; this encodes MTDDRDPTLAQLLVSLQERSKELDCLYRIEELFAEQGKSRQDVCRGVAEALVTGMQYPTICQAEVACDGVVHRTENGPRTPCHLRAEILVQEQMTGEVCVYYTGSCPDVGDGPFLKEERRLLKSVADRLAHYVLFERLRDLRKVRAHVREDGIEEPLWLMPIQMLRESDPHLHQSIARKLLNLLCSMGVDEAQAMLGRVDSVVSAETVSGEVNVPGVVQKRDESVLLSDAPFFMAARHMTDHEILLKVQKWIQDDRAGLFLKILDNPRTTLPELADALRRYHHLVGEGSSLQPSTVTNMHVSLVRRFLTEQLDYIKVAKEFVTVADLRALVDRLIMPVDGTGKLGGKGSGLILAERILARASTPDRPVGEVHVPRTWYLASDATLEFIAHNDLEDVIEQKYKEIGQVRQEYPNIIQLFKHSPLPPHLRQGLAAALDDLGEVPLIVRSSSLLEDRFGTSFSGKYKSLFLPNQGERGERLDALCDAITEIYASVFGPDPVEYRRDRGLLDFSEEMGILIQEVVGRRVGRYFLPAFAGVAFSRNEFRWSPRIRRDDGLIRLVPGLGTRAVDRVGDDFPVLAVPGQPNLRVNVELEEIVRYAPNKIDVIDLEQNAFVTLSIADLLREVGGRYPGLELVFSQLNEGMLQRPRRLMFDAAHDELVATFDGLINGTPFVRHLRNVLVILEEKLGTPVDIEFAHDGERFYLLQCRPQSHTDDAAPAPIPKNLPVKDVLFTADRHVSNGWMPDVTHVVYVDPDAYASLEDRASMLAVGRAIGDLNKLLPKRCFILMGPGRWGSRGDIKLGVSVTYADISHTSMLVEIARQKGGYLPDLSFGTHFFQDLVEARIRYLPLYPDRDGIVFNEQFLLGARNLLPELLPQYAELAGTLRVIDVPAEAGGRVLRVLMNADLDEALACFVEPGQERGTGADAAAELIGQPGEVWRWRLQMAERIARDVDAARFGVKAMYVFGSVKNATAGPASDIDLLVHMEDDPVRQAALRVWLDGWSRCLAEINYLRTGYRSSGLIDAHLITDRDIAERSSFAVKIGAITDPARELHLGGGDEPA
- a CDS encoding PEP/pyruvate-binding domain-containing protein, encoding MISRDAVPAFDRRFFDGADAVSRIGEGELGGKAAGLALMARDILGRFDGAACPGIRVDVPRLVVLTTDVFRAFVDQNDLADAVYGGAPDDRIAHACQRAELPAQFVGDLRALIDGVHSPLAVRSSSLLEDALEHPFAGVYATKMIPNHRLDPDGRFRKLAEAIKFVIASTFFRQPRDYMRSIGRDPREEAMAVVVQEIVGRRRGDLFYPCLSGVGRSYSYYPIGRARPEDGVVNLALGLGKAIVDGGLTWSYSPARPRVGPPFNGLGDMVKNTQTSFWGVNMGTPPPPDPVRETEFLVSSDLARAEADGALDHLVSTFDPASDRLRCGLLPGGARVLDFSPILDAGVLPLNEAVKQMLGLAKAALGADVEIEFALTFGEGGAPARLGLLQARPMQVAVGEVTVGEDELDGPGVLLSSEIVLGHGARADLRDVVYVKPAAFEARHTPRIAAELERINAGLLAEGRTCLLIGFGRWGSSDPWLGVPVDWSQISQARVVVEATLPDMSPDLSQGSHFFHNLISFGVQYLSVPHTGGRAVDWAWLDALPAEHEGELVRHVRTPRPLDVRVDGRARRGVIRHD
- a CDS encoding metallophosphoesterase, yielding MGLCHFATDLHGRPDRYRKLWDAAAAERPAALFLGGDLLPHRLVAGGDFVAEVLAAGFRRLRASLGAAYPAVFLIPGNDDPADELPGLAAGEHEGLWIQAHGRRVAWGDRSVLGYACIPPSPFLLKDWERYDVSRYVDPGCLSPEEGRRTVARDEREIRLATIAAELDELAGDGDLSRAVCLFHCPPYGCDLDRAALDGRSVDHVPLDVHIGSIAIRRFLEARRPPLSLHGHVHEAARLTGAWRATIGDTLACNGAHDGPELALMRFDPDDPDAAARALL
- a CDS encoding Glu/Leu/Phe/Val dehydrogenase, giving the protein MTANRAFNAFAMAQSQFDKIADLIGLDAGTRAYLRTPARERRFTIPVRMDDGRVEVFEGFRIVHNDARGPAKGGVRFHPHETIDTVRAIAMWMTWKCAVVDIPLGGSEGGVVCDPHHLGPREQEALCRGWVRQLGRDLSPETDVPAPDVMTGPQHMLWMLDEYEAMRGGRHPGQFTGKPVGMGGSRGRLQSTGYGLVYVLREALKELGVRPDATTASVQGFGNVAQHAIELYGRIGGRTVAVSCWDEGRGEAATYRRDGGVDLAELRGMTDRYGGIDRARAEAAGYAALPGEAWLEQDVDILMPCALENQITADNVERVKPRVRLVLEGANGPTSPEADEALRGRGVTVLPDFLANAGGVTCSYFEQVQSNMNYYWEMDEVLGKLDQKMTAAYIAVADLARRQDLSLRDAAYVLAINRVASACRDRGWL